One Coturnix japonica isolate 7356 chromosome 20, Coturnix japonica 2.1, whole genome shotgun sequence genomic window carries:
- the TFAP2C gene encoding transcription factor AP-2 gamma, whose amino-acid sequence MLWKLADNVKYEEDCEDRHDGSSNGNPRLPHLSAVSQHLYSPAPPLSHSGASDFQPPYFPPPYQPLPYSQSSDPYSHLGDPFSINPLHQPPPPPPSQQQSAWPNRQSQEPAGLPPHGRPGLVPHLSALESGSAGGRRETFRRSDLLLPHGHGLDASALADNLGLHDMAHQIEDVQNVEDQHLLMHDQTVIRKGPISLTKNSALSLPCQKDGLIGVVINPNEVFCSVPGRLSLLSSTSKYKVTVAEVQRRLSPPECLNASLLGGVLRRAKSKNGGRSLREKLDKIGLNLPAGRRKAANVTLLTSLVEGEAVHLARDFGYVCETEFPSKAVAEYLTRPHMGRNEMANRKNMLLAAKQICKEFTDLLTQDRTPLGNTRPSPILDPGIQGCLTHFSLITHGFGSAAICAAMTSVQNYLNEALKIADKTYMNTGDQSPAETNKTMDKMDKHRK is encoded by the exons ATGTTGTGGAAACTGGCAGATAACGTCAAGTACGAGGAGGACTGCGAG GACCGCCACGATGGGAGCAGCAACGGAAACCCGCGTCTCCCGCACCTCTCGGCGGTCAGCCAGCACCTGTacagcccggccccgccgctctcCCACTCCGGAGCTTCCGACTTCCAGCCTCCTTACTTCCCCCCCCCTTACCAGCCGCTGCCTTACTCCCAGTCCAGCGACCCCTACTCGCACCTCGGGGACCCGTTCTCCATCAACCCGCTGCAccagccgccgccgcctccccccagccagcagcagagcgCTTGGCCCAACCGCCAGAGCCAGGAGCCCGCCGGGCTCCCCCCGCACGGCCGCCCCGGCCTCGTCCCGCACCTCTCGGCGCTGGAAAGCGGCTCGGCCGGCGGCCGTCGGGAAACGTTCCGGCGCTCCGACCTCTTGTTGCCCCACGGGCACGGCCTGGATGCCTCGGCGCTGGCCGACAACCTGGGGCTCCACGACATGGCCCATCAGATAGAGGATGTACAG AACGTGGAAGACCAACATTTATTAATGCACGATCAGACAGTCATTAGAAAAG gtCCCATTTCCTTAACGAAGAACAGCGCCCTGAGCCTCCCCTGCCAGAAGGACGGACTGATCGGGGTGGTCATTAACCCCAATGAAGTGTTCTGCTCCGTGCCGGGCCGGCTGTCTCTCCTCAGCTCCACGTCCAAGTACAAGGTGACAGTGGCAGAGGTGCAGAGGCGGCTCTCCCCCCCGGAGTGTCTCAATGCCTCTCTGCTGGGAGGTGTGCTCCGAAG AGCCAAATCTAAAAATGGTGGCAGATCGTTAAGGGAAAAGCTGGATAAAATTGGTCTGAACCTCCCAGCTGGTAGAAGGAAAGCTGCAAATGTGACACTATTGACATCTTTGGTGGAAG gtgaAGCTGTGCACCTTGCTCGTGACTTTGGGTACGTGTGTGAGACGGAGTTCCCTTCCAAGGCTGTGGCTGAGTACCTGACCCGGCCGCACATGGGCCGCAACGAGATGGCCAACAGGAAGAacatgctgctggctgccaa GCAAATCTGCAAGGAATTCACAGACCTCCTCACTCAGGACAGAACTCCGCTGGGAAACACGAGACCCAGTCCCATCCTGGACCCTGGCATCCAGGGCTGTTTGACTCATTTTAGCCTGATCACACATGGCTTTGGGAGCGCTGCCATCTGTGCTGCCATGACATCCGTCCAGAACTACCTAaatgaagcattaaaaatagcagaCAAAACATACATGAACACTGGCGACCAGAGCCCTGcagaaaccaacaaaaccatGGATAAAATGGACAAGCACAggaagtaa